A region of Granulicella sibirica DNA encodes the following proteins:
- a CDS encoding M56 family metallopeptidase, with the protein MTTLGLFSAVASGSLLSAVWQGILLAGCVALCLRLVPGISAAARSVIWTAVLVLAVCLHFVPLFAAPDSTTHASVHADPRWSFVVAGFWALLTLYRGSQLLLSGLRLHRIARRATPVADAPALQQGNRRAQLCTSTDVDRPSVVGFFSPRVLLPPDLLASLSQQELDQILLHEMEHLRRRDDWTNLLQKLALALFPLNPVLLWVERRLCLERELACDDSVLRTTRARKAYALCLTNLAEHGMLRRTATLALGAWERQSELARRVHRILANPEVVMGRTQARIVTATLLLSLAGGATVLSRSPELVSFAPVSHAQAAIPSTEFTAAPYRESGLTGKVINTKAIMPEPERTTQLPVIAPKHRRSKSKTVNATQPIQIRSAVRPGTRSWVVLTEWHEVTLPTGHTLMTIQQNNQFSYAAVPTPTGWLIVQL; encoded by the coding sequence GCCGGCTGCGTTGCGCTCTGCCTTCGTCTAGTGCCGGGCATCAGCGCGGCCGCTCGATCGGTGATCTGGACGGCGGTTCTCGTCCTCGCGGTCTGTCTTCACTTCGTTCCGCTCTTTGCCGCGCCGGACAGCACAACTCATGCCAGCGTCCACGCCGATCCCCGTTGGAGCTTCGTGGTTGCTGGTTTCTGGGCACTACTGACGCTCTATCGTGGCAGCCAGCTTCTGCTGAGCGGCTTGCGCTTGCACCGGATCGCCCGTCGCGCTACGCCAGTTGCTGATGCCCCGGCGCTGCAGCAGGGAAACCGCCGCGCCCAACTCTGCACCTCGACGGACGTGGATCGGCCGAGCGTTGTGGGTTTCTTTTCGCCGCGTGTCCTGCTCCCGCCGGATCTTCTCGCCAGCCTCAGCCAGCAGGAGCTTGATCAGATTCTCCTCCATGAGATGGAGCACCTCCGCCGCCGCGACGACTGGACGAATCTGCTCCAGAAGCTCGCCCTCGCTCTTTTTCCGCTGAACCCGGTGCTTCTCTGGGTCGAACGGCGTCTCTGCCTCGAGCGCGAACTCGCCTGTGATGACAGTGTTCTCCGGACCACGCGGGCTCGCAAGGCCTACGCGCTTTGTCTCACGAACCTGGCTGAGCATGGAATGCTTCGGCGCACCGCGACTCTCGCTCTGGGTGCGTGGGAGCGCCAGTCGGAGCTTGCACGGCGCGTGCATCGGATTCTTGCGAACCCCGAGGTTGTCATGGGGCGCACACAGGCCCGCATCGTTACTGCGACGCTTCTCCTCTCGTTGGCCGGCGGCGCAACTGTGCTGAGCCGCAGCCCTGAGCTTGTGTCCTTTGCGCCCGTCTCTCATGCCCAGGCGGCGATTCCTTCGACCGAGTTTACGGCTGCGCCGTATCGAGAGTCCGGTCTCACCGGCAAGGTGATCAACACCAAGGCCATCATGCCCGAGCCGGAACGGACGACTCAGCTTCCTGTGATTGCGCCGAAGCATCGTCGGAGCAAGTCCAAGACGGTTAACGCAACGCAGCCCATCCAGATTCGCAGCGCTGTTCGTCCTGGGACGCGTTCATGGGTCGTCCTGACCGAGTGGCATGAAGTCACCCTGCCCACGGGTCACACGTTGATGACCATTCAGCAGAACAACCAGTTCTCGTATGCCGCCGTGCCGACCCCAACCGGCTGGCTGATCGTTCAACTCTAA
- a CDS encoding Do family serine endopeptidase, protein MSASTNKLVVSTRKIVVPAALAAVVALGTAAYMNHTDVHAAGISAAALDDGSVTALTALDQAMEAVASRVTPAVVNIAVTSKSTAGDGEEGGDQSSQLQQLPPGLRQFFGGGGQMMPQQPQIEHGIGSGVIISSDGYIVTNNHVVNGATQIRVTLHDRRILTGKVIGTDKLTDLAVVKVNASDLPHISWGDSTQLQPGQTVLAFGSPFGSLQFSVTRGIVSALNRQDPDRSDPRKPGAYIQTDAAINPGNSGGPLVNAHGELIGINTSIITNSGSFAGAGFAIPSQIVHATTEQLIAHGKVDHGYLGISMNDVTPENAHFFNLQDASGAIVAQVTPDSPASRGGLRQGDVITQANGQKILNSGALQVAVSQIAPGTDLNLGVIREGKQETVHLKVGQFNAKTEVASNDGDGSAPNNGKLGLAVSNLTPDARQQLQIPEQVHGVVVQNVRPTSPAEDAGLQPGDVILEVNRAPLNSADQFATQVHGSAAGKDILLLVWSKGNASYRTLRPDQDNG, encoded by the coding sequence ATGTCCGCATCAACTAATAAACTAGTAGTATCGACCCGGAAGATCGTCGTTCCTGCCGCCCTCGCTGCTGTTGTCGCTCTCGGCACAGCAGCCTACATGAACCACACCGATGTCCATGCAGCGGGGATCAGCGCTGCCGCACTCGACGACGGCAGCGTCACTGCCCTCACCGCACTCGATCAGGCGATGGAGGCGGTCGCGTCCCGCGTCACGCCTGCCGTCGTCAACATCGCCGTCACGTCGAAGAGCACGGCCGGAGACGGAGAAGAGGGTGGGGACCAGTCTAGCCAGCTTCAGCAACTGCCTCCGGGCCTACGCCAGTTCTTCGGCGGCGGCGGCCAGATGATGCCGCAGCAGCCGCAGATCGAGCACGGCATCGGCAGCGGCGTCATCATCTCGTCGGACGGGTACATCGTCACGAACAACCACGTCGTCAACGGAGCGACGCAGATCCGGGTCACGCTGCACGATCGCCGCATTCTCACCGGCAAGGTCATCGGCACCGACAAGCTCACCGACCTCGCTGTCGTGAAGGTGAACGCAAGCGATCTCCCGCACATTTCGTGGGGTGATTCGACACAGCTCCAGCCTGGCCAGACGGTTCTTGCCTTCGGCAGCCCGTTCGGCTCGCTACAGTTCTCAGTAACGCGCGGTATCGTCTCGGCGCTCAACCGCCAGGATCCCGACCGCAGTGATCCTCGCAAGCCTGGAGCCTATATTCAGACGGACGCCGCCATCAATCCTGGCAACTCGGGCGGACCGCTGGTCAACGCACATGGTGAGCTGATCGGCATCAACACCTCGATTATTACCAACAGCGGATCGTTCGCCGGCGCAGGCTTCGCGATTCCCTCGCAGATCGTTCACGCCACCACCGAGCAGCTCATCGCGCATGGCAAGGTCGACCACGGCTACCTTGGCATCAGCATGAACGATGTGACGCCGGAGAACGCTCACTTCTTCAACCTGCAGGATGCGTCTGGAGCCATCGTCGCGCAGGTCACGCCTGACTCGCCCGCGAGCCGCGGTGGTCTGCGCCAGGGAGACGTGATCACCCAGGCCAATGGGCAGAAGATCCTCAACAGCGGTGCTCTCCAGGTTGCGGTCAGCCAGATCGCTCCCGGAACCGACCTGAACCTTGGCGTCATCCGTGAGGGTAAGCAGGAGACGGTTCATCTGAAGGTCGGGCAGTTCAACGCAAAGACTGAGGTGGCCTCGAATGATGGTGATGGCTCAGCACCGAACAACGGCAAGCTCGGCCTCGCTGTTTCGAACCTGACCCCTGATGCCAGGCAGCAGCTTCAGATCCCGGAGCAGGTCCACGGCGTGGTTGTGCAGAATGTGCGCCCGACCAGCCCTGCGGAAGATGCCGGACTCCAGCCCGGGGACGTCATCCTCGAAGTGAACCGCGCGCCGCTCAACTCGGCGGATCAGTTCGCGACCCAGGTCCATGGAAGCGCTGCGGGCAAGGACATCCTGCTGCTGGTGTGGTCGAAGGGCAATGCAAGCTACCGCACCCTGCGCCCTGACCAGGACAATGGCTAA